In a single window of the Gadus chalcogrammus isolate NIFS_2021 chromosome 20, NIFS_Gcha_1.0, whole genome shotgun sequence genome:
- the b3galt1b gene encoding beta-1,3-galactosyltransferase 1, whose translation MPSKVSCLYLLTVVCWASALWYLSISRPSSTYVGQMHIPIRKAPKPPRNETFSNIHTRPLNPHAFRFVINEPKKCEEVPPFLVILISTTHKEFDARQAIRETWGDEGSFGDVRIVTLFLLGRNTDAILNQMVEQESQIFHDIVVEDFVDSYHNLTLKTMMGMRWVSTYCPKAQYILKTDSDIFVNMDNLIYKLLKPTTKPRRRYFTGYVINGGPIRDMRSKWYMPRDLYPDSKYPPFCSGTGYVFSADVAELIFKTSLHTRLIHLEDVYVGLCLRKLGVHPYQNSGFNHWKMAYSLCRYRRVFTVHQISPEEMHRIWNDMSSKKHLRC comes from the coding sequence ATGCCTTCCAAGGTCTCGTGTTTGTACCTTCTGACGGTGGTCTGCTGGGCGAGTGCTCTGTGGTATCTGAGCATCTCGCGCCCGTCCTCCACCTACGTGGGCCAGATGCACATCCCAATCCGCAAGGCCCCGAAGCCGCCCAGGAACGAGACCTTCAGCAACATCCACACGCGGCCCCTCAACCCCCACGCCTTCCGCTTCGTCATCAACGAGCCAAAGAAGTGCGAGGAGGTTCCCCCCTTCCTGGTGATCCTCATCAGCACCACCCACAAGGAGTTTGACGCCCGGCAGGCCATCCGGGAGACCTGGGGCGACGAGGGCTCCTTCGGCGACGTCCGCATCGTCACGCTCTTCCTGCTGGGCAGGAACACTGACGCTATCCTGAACCAGATGGTGGAGCAGGAGAGCCAGATCTTCCACGACATCGTGGTGGAGGACTTCGTGGACTCGTACCACAACCTGACGCTGAAGACCATGATGGGCATGCGCTGGGTGTCCACCTACTGCCCCAAGGCCCAGTACATCCTGAAGACAGACAGCGACATCTTCGTCAACATGGACAACCTGATCTACAAGCTCCTCAAGCCCACCACCAAGCCCCGGCGGAGGTACTTCACAGGCTACGTCATCAACGGGGGTCCGATCCGGGACATGCGCAGTAAGTGGTACATGCCCAGGGACCTGTACCCGGACAGCAAGTACCCGCCCTTCTGCTCGGGCACGGGCTACGTGTTCTCGGCGGACGTGGCCGAACTTATCTTCAAGACTTCGCTGCACACCAGGCTGATCCACCTGGAGGACGTTTACGTTGGCCTGTGTCTGCGCAAGCTGGGCGTCCATCCGTACCAGAACAGTGGCTTCAACCACTGGAAGATGGCGTACAGTCTGTGCCGGTACCGTCGCGTCTTCACCGTCCACCAGATCTCCCCGGAGGAGATGCATCGCATCTGGAATGACATGTCAAGCAAGAAGCACCTGCGATGTTAG